In the genome of Hymenobacter cellulosivorans, one region contains:
- a CDS encoding gluconokinase, with translation MSASQVFIIMGVSGSGKTTVGRLLAQTLELPFFDADDFHSPENIAKMQGGTPLTDDDRQGWLARLASSIEGWSQGPGAVLACSALKEKYRQQLSAADSQPIAWTLLDGPPELVRRRLEGRQGHYMNPALLDSQFATLERPAYALCLPIDAAPEYLVNRIVAHFNKADSPA, from the coding sequence ATGTCAGCCAGCCAGGTTTTTATCATTATGGGCGTATCGGGTAGTGGCAAAACCACGGTGGGCCGCCTGCTGGCGCAAACGCTGGAGCTGCCTTTCTTCGATGCCGACGACTTTCACTCGCCCGAAAACATAGCCAAAATGCAGGGCGGCACCCCGCTCACCGACGACGACCGGCAGGGCTGGCTAGCCCGCCTGGCCTCCAGCATTGAAGGATGGAGCCAGGGGCCGGGCGCCGTGCTGGCCTGCTCAGCCCTGAAGGAAAAGTACCGCCAGCAGCTCAGTGCCGCCGATTCTCAGCCTATTGCCTGGACGCTGCTGGATGGCCCGCCGGAACTGGTGCGCCGGCGGCTGGAAGGGCGGCAAGGCCACTACATGAACCCGGCCCTGCTGGACTCGCAGTTTGCAACCCTGGAGCGGCCGGCCTACGCGCTGTGCCTGCCCATCGACGCTGCTCCGGAATACCTGGTAAACCGGATAGTTGCTCATTTCAACAAGGCCGATTCGCCAGCTTAA
- a CDS encoding gluconate:H+ symporter produces MPFVILLLAVLALIGLISWAKVHPFLAFLLVSLGIGVALGLPTPKLLAAVSQGLGETLGSVLIVIVLGAMLGKIVAESGAAQQIAAALIAAFGTRYIQWTLMVVGFIIGIPLFYNVGFVLMIPLIFSVVYKYRLPAVFVGLPMLAALSVMHGFLPPHPSPTALVAQFHADLGLTFCYGLLIAVPAIILAGPVYAQTLRHIVAAPLAGFVADTRPESALPGRLNSFLSSLLPVLLLAPVLGLQAVLPADTAAASVLTFLAEPVVVMLLAVGVATISLGIRQGRSLAAVMDAYSASVKDVALILLIIGGAGAFKQVLVASGISGAIAAGLLDTGVPPLLLGWLIAAAIRVSLGSATIAGLTAAGVMLPTMAQSHANPNLMVLSIGAGSLLLSHFNDAGFWLFKEYFNLSVRDTLRSWTVMETIVSVVGLAGVLLLDWLLPLL; encoded by the coding sequence ATGCCCTTCGTGATTCTGCTACTGGCCGTGCTGGCCTTGATTGGGCTCATCAGCTGGGCGAAAGTGCATCCGTTTCTGGCGTTTCTGCTAGTCTCACTCGGGATAGGAGTAGCCCTGGGCCTGCCAACGCCTAAGTTGCTGGCGGCCGTGTCGCAGGGTTTGGGCGAAACCCTGGGCTCGGTACTGATTGTCATTGTGCTGGGCGCTATGCTGGGTAAAATCGTGGCCGAAAGCGGAGCCGCCCAGCAGATTGCCGCCGCCCTGATTGCTGCCTTCGGCACCCGCTACATTCAGTGGACGCTCATGGTTGTGGGCTTTATTATCGGTATTCCGCTGTTCTACAACGTGGGCTTCGTGCTCATGATACCGCTCATCTTTTCGGTGGTCTATAAGTACCGGCTGCCGGCTGTATTCGTGGGGCTGCCCATGCTGGCGGCGCTTTCCGTGATGCACGGTTTTCTGCCGCCCCACCCGTCCCCCACGGCCTTAGTAGCCCAGTTTCACGCCGACCTAGGCCTGACCTTCTGCTACGGCCTGCTCATTGCGGTGCCGGCCATCATCCTGGCCGGACCGGTGTACGCCCAGACGCTGCGCCACATTGTGGCTGCCCCGTTGGCGGGGTTTGTGGCCGATACCCGCCCCGAAAGTGCCTTACCGGGCCGACTGAACAGCTTTCTATCGTCGTTGCTGCCCGTGCTGCTGCTGGCGCCGGTGCTGGGCTTGCAGGCGGTATTGCCCGCCGATACTGCGGCGGCCTCGGTGCTGACGTTTCTGGCCGAGCCGGTGGTGGTCATGCTGCTTGCCGTCGGGGTGGCCACCATTAGCCTGGGCATCCGGCAGGGCAGGAGCCTGGCGGCGGTAATGGATGCCTATTCAGCTTCGGTGAAGGATGTAGCGCTGATTCTGCTTATCATCGGTGGGGCCGGGGCCTTCAAGCAGGTGCTGGTAGCCAGCGGCATCAGCGGCGCTATTGCCGCGGGCCTACTCGATACCGGGGTGCCGCCGTTGCTGCTGGGCTGGCTGATTGCCGCCGCCATCCGGGTAAGTTTGGGCTCGGCCACCATTGCCGGCCTGACGGCTGCCGGCGTGATGCTACCCACCATGGCCCAGTCGCACGCCAACCCCAACCTCATGGTGCTGTCCATCGGGGCCGGCAGCCTGCTGTTGTCACACTTCAACGACGCGGGCTTCTGGCTTTTCAAGGAGTATTTCAACCTTTCCGTGCGCGACACGCTGCGCTCCTGGACCGTGATGGAAACCATCGTCTCGGTGGTTGGGTTGGCGGGCGTGCTGCTGCTCGACTGGCTGCTGCCGCTGCTGTAG